The proteins below are encoded in one region of Segatella copri:
- the ftsY gene encoding signal recognition particle-docking protein FtsY, whose amino-acid sequence MGLFGLFSNKKKETLDKGLEKTKESVFGKLARAVAGKSTVDDDVLDDLEEVLITSDVGVETTVKIIRRIEERVARDKYVSTSELNRILREEIAILLSENHSDDLADWDLPADHKPYVILVVGVNGVGKTTTIGKLAYQFKKAGKKVMLGAADTFRAAAVEQICIWGERVGVPVVKQQMGSDPASVAFDTLQSAKANGADVVLIDTAGRLHNKVNLMNELKKIKEVMKKVMPEAPDEVMLVLDGSTGQNAFEQAKQFSAVTNISSLAITKLDGTAKGGVVIGISDQLKVPVKYIGLGEGMEDLQLFNKTEFVDSLFKN is encoded by the coding sequence ATGGGATTATTCGGATTATTCAGCAACAAAAAGAAGGAAACTCTCGATAAGGGACTTGAAAAAACCAAGGAGAGTGTGTTTGGCAAACTGGCGCGCGCCGTTGCCGGAAAGTCTACCGTCGATGATGATGTGCTCGACGATCTCGAAGAGGTACTCATCACCTCAGATGTAGGTGTAGAAACCACGGTCAAGATTATCCGCCGCATCGAAGAACGTGTGGCCCGCGATAAATATGTTTCAACCAGCGAGCTCAACCGCATTCTGCGCGAGGAAATCGCCATTCTCCTCTCCGAGAATCACAGCGATGACCTGGCAGACTGGGATCTCCCTGCCGACCATAAGCCTTACGTTATCCTCGTAGTAGGCGTAAACGGCGTGGGCAAGACAACCACCATCGGCAAACTGGCTTACCAGTTTAAGAAGGCTGGCAAGAAGGTTATGCTGGGAGCTGCCGACACCTTCCGTGCCGCTGCCGTAGAGCAGATTTGCATCTGGGGCGAGCGCGTGGGTGTGCCTGTAGTGAAACAGCAGATGGGAAGCGACCCGGCAAGCGTAGCGTTCGACACCCTGCAGAGCGCCAAGGCAAACGGCGCCGACGTGGTGCTCATCGATACGGCAGGCCGACTGCACAACAAGGTGAACCTGATGAATGAGCTCAAGAAAATAAAGGAAGTGATGAAGAAGGTAATGCCTGAGGCACCAGACGAGGTAATGCTCGTGCTCGACGGAAGTACCGGACAGAATGCATTCGAGCAGGCTAAGCAGTTCTCTGCCGTTACCAACATCTCCTCGCTCGCCATCACCAAGCTCGACGGAACCGCTAAGGGCGGCGTTGTCATCGGCATCAGCGACCAGCTCAAGGTGCCTGTAAAATACATCGGACTGGGCGAAGGTATGGAAGATCTGCAGCTCTTCAACAAGACAGAATTCGTAGACTCGCTCTTTAAAAATTAG
- a CDS encoding HU family DNA-binding protein, translating into MSKFCLNTLGKLLADKSGLSQVEAELFIRKMFDVCNQGLDADKQVKIKWLGTFKVQATKDRESINVNTGERFTIEGRDKLTFTPDNILKEIVNKPFAQFETVVVNDGVDFDEIDEKFGEEQTEDAPAQVIDFLDEEKTATPNPEVVVNGSEKEKEKEAEDELAKQIAIEQAKLEKLKQAQLEQERIQKEKQEQERLEQERLEQERLEQERLEQERLEQERLEQKRLEQKRLEQEKLEQERLEQEKLELAQQQQAQKAVVEPAVPASDESEEEEEEEESSNSHHIVIPRYLVVAVCLIVVALIGGMGWFAFNYGQMTAQRDHLAMQLNQYHQAPAKKVPAKPAAAPLSQEQKLRQKAMEDSIRMAKTAEAVKLAENSDEESASAEKAKQTEAKAKAEAKEKAKDKAEEKATSKIASSQYDKDARVRTGAYRIVGVAQTVTVGAGQTLEQISTRYLGSGMECYVEALNGTSTIKAGQKIKIPKLELKKKKK; encoded by the coding sequence ATGAGCAAATTCTGTTTAAATACACTCGGAAAACTGCTTGCTGATAAGAGCGGTCTGAGCCAGGTGGAAGCAGAACTCTTCATCCGGAAGATGTTTGATGTGTGCAACCAGGGACTCGATGCCGACAAGCAGGTGAAGATAAAATGGCTGGGCACCTTTAAGGTACAGGCCACGAAAGACCGTGAAAGCATCAATGTGAACACGGGCGAGCGCTTCACCATTGAAGGCAGAGACAAACTCACCTTCACGCCTGACAACATCCTGAAAGAAATCGTGAACAAGCCATTCGCCCAATTTGAAACGGTGGTGGTAAATGACGGCGTAGATTTCGATGAAATAGATGAGAAGTTTGGAGAAGAACAGACAGAAGATGCTCCTGCACAAGTAATCGATTTTCTGGACGAAGAAAAAACTGCAACTCCAAATCCGGAGGTTGTCGTAAACGGATCTGAAAAGGAAAAGGAAAAAGAAGCCGAAGACGAACTGGCAAAGCAAATTGCTATTGAACAAGCTAAACTGGAAAAATTAAAACAAGCCCAACTGGAGCAGGAAAGAATACAAAAAGAAAAGCAAGAGCAGGAAAGACTGGAGCAAGAAAGACTGGAGCAAGAAAGACTGGAGCAAGAAAGACTGGAGCAAGAAAGACTGGAGCAGGAAAGACTTGAGCAGAAAAGACTTGAGCAGAAAAGACTTGAGCAGGAAAAACTTGAGCAGGAAAGACTGGAGCAAGAGAAGCTTGAATTAGCCCAGCAACAGCAAGCCCAGAAAGCAGTTGTTGAACCTGCAGTACCTGCATCAGATGAATCTGAAGAAGAAGAGGAGGAAGAAGAATCTTCCAATTCTCATCATATTGTTATTCCTCGCTATCTGGTCGTTGCAGTCTGTCTCATCGTAGTAGCTTTGATTGGCGGAATGGGATGGTTTGCCTTCAACTATGGTCAGATGACTGCCCAGCGCGATCATCTAGCCATGCAGCTAAACCAGTATCATCAGGCTCCAGCCAAGAAAGTCCCAGCCAAACCAGCTGCCGCCCCACTCTCTCAGGAACAGAAACTCCGCCAGAAAGCGATGGAAGACAGCATCCGTATGGCTAAAACTGCAGAAGCAGTAAAACTGGCTGAAAATTCGGATGAGGAAAGTGCTAGCGCTGAAAAAGCTAAGCAGACTGAAGCAAAAGCTAAGGCTGAAGCAAAAGAAAAGGCTAAAGATAAAGCCGAAGAAAAGGCTACTTCGAAAATAGCATCATCCCAGTATGATAAGGATGCTCGCGTACGCACGGGAGCTTACCGAATCGTAGGAGTTGCCCAAACCGTTACGGTTGGCGCCGGTCAGACCCTCGAACAGATCAGCACCCGCTATTTAGGTTCGGGCATGGAATGCTACGTAGAAGCCCTGAATGGTACAAGCACCATAAAAGCCGGACAGAAAATCAAGATTCCGAAACTGGAATTGAAGAAGAAAAAGAAATAA
- the radA gene encoding DNA repair protein RadA, producing MAKDKIAFVCSNCGQESAKWMGKCPSCGQWNTFKEIRIAADSGSQAAKNAGMTMRHGGAATMFGGQHSEHDAAPMKLRDISAIDEPRIDMRDEELNRVLGGGMVPGSITLLGGEPGIGKSTLTLQTILNMTDRRILYVSGEESAHQIKLRADRLAKGQAMLREGSSADTQKTASLSSEGAFDHITVLCETQLEKIFSHIQEVAPQLIVIDSIQTIATEEVDSSPGSVSQVRECAASLLRFAKTSGIPVILIGHINKEGTLAGPKILEHIVDTVIQFEGDQHYMYRILRSIKNRFGSTSELGIYEMMQGGLRQVSNPSELLLTEDHDGLSGVAISAAIEGVRPFLVETQALVSTAAYGTPQRSATGFDQRRLNMLLAVLEKRVGFKLMQKDVFLNIAGGLRVTDPAMDLSVLAAVLSSNVDTPIEQGWCMAGEVGLSGEVRPVSRIEQRIAEAEKLGFQHIIIPKYNNHGFDHKKYKIEIHPVRKVEEAFRCLFG from the coding sequence ATGGCGAAAGATAAGATTGCTTTTGTGTGCAGCAATTGCGGACAGGAAAGTGCCAAATGGATGGGCAAATGTCCTAGCTGCGGACAATGGAATACATTTAAGGAAATTCGTATTGCTGCCGATTCCGGATCGCAGGCTGCGAAGAATGCCGGAATGACCATGCGTCATGGTGGGGCTGCCACGATGTTTGGCGGGCAGCACAGCGAGCATGACGCTGCGCCGATGAAGCTTCGCGATATTTCTGCGATTGATGAACCGCGCATCGATATGAGGGACGAGGAGCTGAACCGTGTGCTGGGTGGCGGAATGGTTCCTGGCAGCATTACGCTCCTGGGCGGTGAACCGGGAATCGGTAAGAGTACGCTCACCTTGCAGACCATTCTGAACATGACTGACCGCCGCATCCTGTATGTGAGCGGAGAGGAGAGTGCCCATCAGATTAAACTCCGTGCCGACCGGTTGGCTAAAGGACAGGCGATGCTCAGAGAGGGTTCATCTGCGGACACACAGAAAACGGCTTCTCTTTCATCAGAAGGAGCCTTTGATCATATTACGGTTCTCTGCGAAACGCAGTTGGAGAAAATCTTCAGCCATATTCAGGAAGTGGCTCCACAGTTGATAGTTATAGATTCTATACAAACTATTGCTACGGAAGAAGTAGACAGTTCGCCGGGTTCTGTTTCCCAAGTTCGCGAGTGTGCAGCCTCCCTGCTCCGATTTGCCAAGACGAGTGGCATTCCGGTTATTCTGATAGGACATATTAATAAGGAGGGAACACTTGCCGGACCAAAGATTCTGGAGCACATCGTAGATACGGTGATTCAGTTTGAGGGCGACCAGCATTACATGTACCGCATCTTGAGAAGCATCAAAAACCGATTCGGAAGTACTTCTGAGTTGGGAATCTACGAGATGATGCAAGGCGGACTCCGACAGGTGAGCAATCCTTCAGAGTTGCTGCTTACTGAAGATCATGACGGGCTTTCGGGTGTTGCCATCAGCGCAGCCATCGAGGGTGTTCGTCCGTTCCTGGTAGAGACGCAGGCTTTGGTTTCAACAGCAGCTTATGGAACTCCGCAGCGTTCGGCAACGGGTTTTGACCAGCGCCGTTTGAACATGCTCCTGGCGGTTCTAGAGAAACGTGTGGGGTTCAAACTGATGCAGAAGGACGTGTTCCTGAATATTGCCGGAGGATTGAGAGTAACCGATCCTGCCATGGACTTGAGTGTGTTGGCAGCCGTATTGAGCAGCAATGTTGACACACCTATCGAGCAAGGCTGGTGTATGGCAGGCGAGGTAGGTCTGAGCGGTGAAGTCCGTCCGGTGAGCCGCATCGAGCAGCGTATTGCTGAGGCTGAGAAACTGGGATTCCAGCACATCATCATTCCGAAGTACAACAATCATGGTTTCGACCATAAGAAATATAAGATAGAAATTCATCCCGTAAGGAAGGTGGAAGAAGCATTCCGCTGCCTGTTCGGGTGA
- a CDS encoding redoxin domain-containing protein: protein MKTTILSAALMLASTVAMAQKSNFQLKVDLKNFNSDSVLVYKGRNVKMDTVLVKNGKFTYSANLDKAAGYVFLSPETYRGAGQFMFNLPCVPGEKAEVKGDAKTRFDISGSKFYQQYHEVDVLLENANKELRDYEASLNQRIKNGETQQTVMAEYEQKAPALQKAKDDKIFDFVKQHPDYEACATIFEQFDDVAKMEKLLGLLSENVKNGRMKAFYQPMIDMAKKRAEAEEKAKKVQAAGVEAPDFTLKDIKGNDFKLSSLRGKIVVLDFWGSWCGWCIKGMPKMKEYYEKYKGKFEILGVDCNDTEAKWKAAVEKHQLPWIHVYNPKDSKVLSDYAVQGFPTKIVIDANGKIIKTIVGEDPAFYTLLDEVLGK, encoded by the coding sequence ATGAAAACAACGATTTTATCTGCGGCATTGATGCTTGCATCAACTGTTGCGATGGCTCAGAAGAGCAACTTTCAGTTGAAGGTGGATTTGAAGAATTTCAATTCCGATTCTGTACTTGTTTACAAGGGCAGAAATGTTAAGATGGATACGGTTTTGGTGAAGAATGGCAAGTTTACCTATTCTGCAAACCTTGATAAGGCTGCCGGATACGTTTTCCTCTCACCTGAAACTTATCGTGGCGCAGGTCAGTTTATGTTCAATCTGCCTTGTGTTCCTGGCGAGAAGGCTGAAGTTAAGGGCGATGCAAAGACCCGCTTTGATATTTCGGGTTCTAAGTTCTATCAGCAGTATCATGAAGTAGATGTCCTGCTGGAGAATGCAAATAAGGAGTTGAGAGATTATGAAGCTTCTCTGAACCAGAGAATCAAGAATGGTGAAACCCAGCAGACTGTCATGGCAGAATATGAGCAGAAGGCTCCTGCCCTGCAAAAGGCAAAGGACGATAAGATTTTCGATTTCGTAAAACAGCATCCTGATTATGAGGCCTGTGCTACTATCTTCGAGCAGTTTGATGATGTTGCAAAGATGGAGAAACTGCTGGGCTTGCTCTCAGAGAATGTGAAGAACGGCAGAATGAAGGCTTTCTACCAGCCAATGATTGATATGGCTAAGAAGCGTGCTGAGGCTGAGGAGAAGGCTAAGAAGGTGCAGGCTGCCGGTGTTGAGGCTCCTGACTTTACGCTGAAGGATATTAAGGGAAATGATTTCAAACTTTCCAGCCTTCGCGGTAAGATTGTAGTTCTCGATTTCTGGGGTTCATGGTGCGGATGGTGCATCAAGGGAATGCCTAAGATGAAGGAGTATTACGAGAAGTACAAGGGTAAGTTTGAAATTCTTGGTGTAGATTGTAATGATACAGAGGCTAAGTGGAAGGCTGCTGTTGAGAAGCACCAGTTGCCATGGATTCATGTTTACAATCCGAAGGACAGCAAGGTTCTCAGCGACTACGCTGTTCAGGGTTTCCCTACAAAGATTGTGATTGATGCTAATGGTAAGATAATCAAGACTATCGTTGGCGAGGATCCTGCTTTCTACACTTTGCTTGATGAAGTGTTGGGCAAGTAA
- the queC gene encoding 7-cyano-7-deazaguanine synthase QueC → MKDSVIIVSGGMDSITLLYDKKDEIALGISFNYGSNHNEREIPFAKMHCERLGIKHITIDLGFMHQYFKSSLLEGADAIPEGHYAADNMKSTVVPFRNGIMLSIAIGIAESNKLKKVFIANHGGDHTIYPDCRPEFIKAIDEAAEAGTFVDVRVVAPYTNITKGQIAKIGKKLGIDYAETWSCYKGGEKHCGKCGTCVERKEALAEAGIEDTTEYEE, encoded by the coding sequence ATGAAGGATTCAGTAATCATTGTGAGCGGCGGCATGGATAGCATCACGCTGCTCTACGATAAGAAAGACGAGATTGCACTCGGCATTAGTTTTAACTATGGAAGTAATCATAACGAGCGTGAAATTCCTTTCGCCAAGATGCATTGTGAGCGTTTGGGAATCAAGCATATTACGATAGATTTGGGTTTTATGCATCAGTATTTCAAAAGTTCTCTTCTTGAAGGTGCTGATGCGATTCCTGAAGGTCATTATGCTGCTGATAATATGAAGAGTACGGTGGTTCCTTTCCGTAATGGAATCATGCTGAGCATTGCCATCGGCATTGCAGAGAGTAATAAACTGAAGAAAGTTTTCATTGCTAACCATGGTGGCGATCATACGATTTACCCAGACTGCCGTCCGGAGTTTATCAAGGCGATAGATGAGGCTGCCGAAGCAGGAACGTTCGTCGATGTACGCGTGGTGGCTCCTTATACGAATATTACCAAGGGGCAGATTGCGAAGATTGGCAAGAAGTTGGGCATTGATTATGCTGAAACCTGGAGCTGCTATAAAGGCGGTGAGAAGCATTGTGGCAAATGCGGAACCTGTGTAGAGCGCAAGGAGGCTTTGGCCGAGGCGGGTATTGAGGATACTACTGAGTATGAAGAATAA
- the rimO gene encoding 30S ribosomal protein S12 methylthiotransferase RimO: MKKNQIDIITLGCSKNLVDSELLMKQFEANGYHCVHDPKRPQGEIAVINTCGFIEDAKQESIDTILEFIQAKEEGRLRKLYVMGCLSQRYQKELEEEMPEVDKFYGKFNYKQLLQELGKAEVSSCNGQRHLTTPRHYAYIKIAEGCNRHCAYCAIPIITGKHVSRPKEEILQEVRELVAEGVKEFQIIAQELTYYGVDIDGKHHITELISEMADIPGVKWIRLHYAYPNQFPMDLLDVMREKPNVCKYLDIALQHISDHMLTSMHRHVTKQETINLLKAIRERVPGIHIRTTLMVGFPGETDEDFHELLDFVREQRFERMGAFAYSEEEGTYSATHYEDNVPAEVKQRRLDELMILQQDISSEIEADKVGKTMTVIIDRKEGDYYIGRTEFCSPEVDPEVLIRADEKRLRVGCFYQVEITASEEFDLYGKVVK; this comes from the coding sequence ATGAAGAAAAATCAGATAGATATTATTACCCTAGGCTGCTCGAAGAATCTCGTAGACAGCGAGTTGCTGATGAAGCAGTTTGAGGCAAACGGCTACCATTGCGTTCACGATCCAAAGCGCCCTCAGGGCGAGATAGCCGTCATCAATACGTGCGGATTCATCGAGGATGCAAAGCAGGAAAGCATCGACACCATCCTGGAGTTTATCCAGGCTAAGGAAGAAGGCCGACTCAGAAAGCTCTACGTAATGGGCTGCCTCTCGCAGCGCTACCAGAAGGAACTGGAAGAAGAAATGCCCGAAGTGGATAAGTTCTACGGCAAATTCAACTACAAGCAGCTTCTGCAGGAACTCGGCAAGGCGGAAGTTTCATCCTGCAACGGCCAGCGCCATCTCACCACTCCGCGTCATTATGCCTACATCAAGATAGCCGAGGGCTGCAACCGCCACTGTGCCTACTGCGCCATTCCTATCATCACCGGCAAGCACGTTTCCCGACCAAAGGAAGAGATTCTGCAGGAGGTGCGCGAACTGGTGGCAGAAGGCGTGAAGGAGTTTCAGATTATCGCTCAGGAACTCACCTACTACGGCGTAGATATTGACGGCAAGCATCATATTACCGAACTCATCAGCGAGATGGCTGATATTCCGGGCGTGAAATGGATTCGCCTGCATTACGCTTATCCGAACCAGTTCCCAATGGATCTTCTGGACGTGATGCGCGAGAAGCCAAACGTATGCAAATATCTCGACATTGCCCTCCAGCACATCAGCGACCACATGCTCACCAGCATGCATCGCCACGTAACGAAGCAGGAAACCATCAATCTGCTGAAGGCCATCCGCGAACGCGTGCCAGGCATTCACATCCGCACTACGCTGATGGTTGGTTTCCCAGGCGAGACAGATGAGGATTTTCACGAGCTCCTCGACTTTGTACGCGAACAGAGATTTGAGCGCATGGGCGCCTTTGCCTACTCTGAGGAAGAAGGAACCTACAGCGCCACCCACTACGAAGATAATGTGCCTGCCGAAGTAAAGCAGCGCCGGCTGGACGAACTGATGATTCTGCAGCAAGACATCAGCTCTGAGATTGAGGCCGATAAAGTGGGCAAAACCATGACCGTTATCATCGACCGCAAGGAAGGCGATTACTACATCGGACGAACAGAGTTCTGCTCTCCGGAAGTAGACCCTGAGGTTCTGATCCGTGCCGATGAGAAGCGTCTGCGCGTGGGTTGTTTCTATCAGGTAGAAATTACTGCAAGCGAGGAATTTGACCTCTATGGCAAGGTGGTGAAATAA
- a CDS encoding S41 family peptidase encodes MKKLIFSVALLSAALSASAEEHPLWMRYPAISPDGTTIAFAYKGDLYSVSVNGGEARQLTTHAAFDSHPVWSPDSKKIAFQSNREGSLDIFVIDAKGGAPTRLTTNSGSETPIAFADNDHVLYSASLQPTAQSIIFGDNTFPQVYKVSTKGGRPELFSTLTMEDISIAKNGDILYHDKKGYEDPWRKHQKSPIARDIWLKSNGKFAKQTTFAGEDRSPVWTSDEKSFFYLSEQDGTFNIYRRSLNSSSDKQITHHKGNPVRFLTASSADLLCYGYDGEIYTVKEGGEPQKVNISITTDNDAPSLVRQIKSWGATEISVSPDAKEVAFVMHGDVYVTSVEYTTTKRITDTPQQERNLSFSPDGRALVYAAERNGVWQIYQSKIKNEKEKNFTYATDIEEEQLVKTGITSQYPQYSPDGKEVAFFEDRAALRIVNLKSKEIRTVLDGKYVYSYSDGDIAFEWSPDSKWLLSTYIGNGGWNNQDIALVKADGKEVHNLTNSGYSDSNGKWVLDGKAMLFQSDRAGYRSHGSWGAEDDAYIMFFDLDAYNRFNMSKEEIELADANKDEKEKKEDEKKEEAKKKADEKQKKTGKIEVEKVKPLELDIENCRDRIVRLTANSSHMGDAVLSKDGDKLYYQAAFEDDYDLWQHDLKDGSTKLVMKGVGQGNLQTDKDVKNLFICNGSSIKKVDLSGFSTKNISFEANFNYKPAEERQYLFDHVWRQVKDKFYDPKIHGVDWEGYRKTYEKFLPYINNNFDFQEMLSEMLGELNASHTGARYYASNSALTTANLGVFFDPQYQGDGLKIQEIIKRGPFDVKNTGVTAGSIIESIDGEEIKAGMDYFPLLDGKVGKNVRLGIRNAKGKKMEVTVKAISQGKLNNLLYKRWVDRNRAFVDSISGGRIAYVHVKAMDSESFRTVYSELLSDKNRNRDAVIVDERHNGGGWLHDDLCTLLNGKQYQEFVPHGKVVGRDPFNKWVKPSCVMICENDYSNGHGFPWVYKELGIGKLIGAPVAGTMTAVWWETLMDNTLVFGIPQVGCRDMRGVFGENTQLNPDIEVYNSPEDFINGHDTQLERAVKEMMKK; translated from the coding sequence ATGAAAAAGTTAATCTTTTCAGTAGCCCTGCTCTCAGCAGCACTCTCTGCCAGCGCAGAAGAACATCCGCTCTGGATGCGCTACCCAGCCATCTCACCCGATGGCACAACCATCGCCTTCGCTTATAAAGGCGACCTCTACAGTGTTTCTGTCAACGGCGGTGAAGCACGACAGCTCACAACCCATGCAGCCTTCGATTCACATCCTGTATGGAGCCCTGACAGCAAGAAAATTGCCTTCCAGTCTAACCGCGAAGGAAGTCTCGACATTTTCGTAATCGATGCAAAAGGCGGTGCTCCTACCCGACTCACCACCAACAGCGGCAGCGAAACACCTATCGCCTTTGCAGACAACGACCATGTACTCTACTCTGCCAGTCTGCAGCCTACAGCCCAGAGCATCATCTTCGGCGACAACACATTTCCACAAGTATATAAGGTAAGCACCAAGGGCGGAAGGCCGGAGCTCTTCTCTACCCTCACCATGGAGGATATCAGCATCGCCAAGAACGGCGACATTCTCTACCACGACAAAAAGGGATACGAAGACCCTTGGCGCAAACACCAGAAATCACCTATCGCTCGCGACATCTGGCTGAAGAGCAACGGTAAGTTTGCCAAGCAGACTACCTTTGCCGGCGAAGACCGCTCGCCAGTATGGACATCAGACGAGAAATCATTCTTCTATCTGAGCGAGCAGGACGGCACATTCAATATCTACCGCCGCAGCCTCAACAGTTCAAGCGACAAGCAGATTACCCACCACAAAGGCAATCCGGTAAGATTCCTCACTGCATCCAGCGCCGACCTGCTCTGCTACGGATATGATGGCGAAATCTACACCGTGAAAGAAGGTGGAGAACCTCAGAAGGTGAACATCTCCATTACAACAGATAATGACGCTCCAAGCCTCGTACGTCAGATTAAAAGCTGGGGAGCAACAGAGATTTCCGTTTCGCCAGACGCCAAGGAAGTGGCTTTCGTGATGCATGGCGACGTATACGTAACTTCTGTAGAATACACCACTACCAAGCGCATTACCGACACACCACAACAGGAGCGCAACCTGAGTTTCTCGCCAGACGGCAGAGCTCTGGTCTATGCAGCCGAGCGCAACGGCGTATGGCAGATTTACCAGTCTAAGATCAAGAACGAGAAAGAAAAGAACTTCACCTACGCTACCGATATCGAGGAAGAGCAGCTGGTGAAAACAGGCATTACATCGCAGTATCCTCAATACTCTCCTGACGGCAAGGAAGTGGCTTTCTTCGAAGACCGCGCTGCACTCCGCATCGTCAATCTGAAATCGAAGGAAATCCGCACCGTGCTCGATGGCAAATACGTCTACTCTTACAGCGATGGAGACATCGCTTTCGAATGGTCACCAGACAGCAAATGGCTCCTTTCAACCTATATCGGCAACGGCGGCTGGAACAACCAGGATATTGCGCTGGTAAAGGCTGACGGCAAGGAGGTTCACAACCTGACCAATTCCGGCTACAGCGACAGCAACGGCAAATGGGTGCTCGACGGCAAGGCTATGCTCTTCCAGAGCGACAGAGCCGGTTACCGCAGTCATGGAAGCTGGGGAGCAGAAGACGATGCCTACATCATGTTCTTCGACCTGGACGCCTACAACCGCTTCAACATGAGCAAGGAAGAGATAGAACTGGCTGACGCCAACAAGGACGAAAAGGAGAAGAAGGAAGACGAGAAGAAGGAAGAGGCTAAAAAGAAGGCTGACGAAAAGCAGAAGAAGACCGGAAAGATAGAGGTGGAAAAGGTAAAGCCACTGGAACTTGACATCGAAAACTGCCGCGACAGAATCGTACGCCTCACCGCAAACTCTTCGCACATGGGTGATGCCGTGCTCTCAAAAGACGGCGACAAGCTCTACTACCAGGCAGCCTTCGAGGATGATTACGACCTCTGGCAGCACGACCTGAAGGACGGCTCTACCAAACTCGTGATGAAGGGCGTAGGCCAGGGCAACCTGCAGACCGACAAGGATGTGAAGAACCTCTTTATCTGCAACGGAAGCAGCATCAAGAAGGTGGATCTGAGCGGATTCAGCACCAAGAACATCAGCTTCGAGGCTAACTTCAACTATAAGCCAGCCGAGGAGCGCCAGTATCTCTTCGACCACGTTTGGCGACAGGTGAAGGACAAGTTCTACGACCCTAAGATTCATGGTGTTGACTGGGAAGGCTACCGCAAGACCTACGAGAAGTTCCTGCCTTACATCAACAACAATTTCGACTTCCAGGAGATGTTGAGCGAAATGCTTGGCGAGCTGAACGCTTCGCATACAGGAGCCCGCTACTACGCTTCGAACAGCGCGCTTACCACCGCCAACCTGGGAGTATTCTTCGACCCTCAGTATCAGGGCGACGGTCTGAAGATTCAGGAGATTATCAAGCGTGGTCCTTTCGATGTGAAGAATACGGGCGTTACAGCCGGCAGCATCATCGAGAGCATCGACGGCGAGGAGATTAAAGCCGGAATGGACTACTTCCCATTGCTAGACGGAAAGGTTGGCAAGAATGTACGCCTTGGCATCAGAAACGCCAAGGGCAAGAAGATGGAGGTTACGGTGAAGGCTATCTCTCAGGGCAAACTCAACAACCTGCTCTACAAGCGATGGGTAGACCGCAACCGCGCTTTCGTTGACAGCATTTCGGGCGGACGCATCGCTTATGTTCACGTTAAGGCGATGGATTCGGAAAGTTTCCGCACCGTTTACAGCGAACTGCTGAGCGACAAGAACCGAAACAGAGACGCTGTAATCGTAGACGAGCGCCATAATGGTGGCGGCTGGTTGCACGATGATCTCTGCACCCTGCTCAACGGCAAGCAATATCAGGAGTTTGTACCTCACGGTAAGGTAGTTGGCCGCGATCCGTTCAACAAATGGGTGAAGCCATCTTGCGTCATGATCTGCGAGAACGATTACAGCAACGGTCATGGTTTCCCATGGGTTTACAAGGAACTCGGAATCGGCAAGCTGATCGGTGCTCCTGTAGCAGGAACCATGACAGCCGTATGGTGGGAAACGCTGATGGACAACACGCTGGTATTCGGTATTCCTCAGGTAGGCTGCCGCGACATGCGTGGCGTGTTCGGCGAGAACACCCAGCTGAACCCAGACATCGAGGTTTACAACAGTCCGGAAGATTTCATCAATGGCCATGATACCCAGCTCGAAAGAGCCGTAAAGGAAATGATGAAGAAATAA
- a CDS encoding HU family DNA-binding protein, translating to MNNKEYIAELAQQTGYSQEDTQKLVRKAIDAMIAEFEDGEAVSIPNFGTFEVKKRMERVVVNPTTKKRQLVPPKLVLGFRPVASVKEKLKNGGDEQ from the coding sequence ATGAACAATAAGGAATACATCGCTGAACTGGCTCAGCAAACCGGCTATTCGCAGGAAGACACCCAGAAGTTGGTGCGCAAGGCGATAGACGCTATGATTGCCGAGTTTGAGGATGGAGAAGCTGTCTCTATCCCCAATTTTGGCACCTTCGAAGTGAAGAAGCGCATGGAGCGAGTGGTGGTTAATCCTACTACCAAGAAGCGCCAGCTGGTGCCGCCTAAGTTGGTGTTGGGTTTCCGACCGGTTGCTTCGGTCAAGGAAAAACTAAAGAATGGAGGGGATGAGCAATGA